In Neofelis nebulosa isolate mNeoNeb1 chromosome 7, mNeoNeb1.pri, whole genome shotgun sequence, the following proteins share a genomic window:
- the FAH gene encoding fumarylacetoacetase isoform X2: protein MSFVPVAEDSDFPIQNLPYGVFSTPDNPRPRIGVAIGDQILDLSVIKHLFTGPVLSKHQDVFDQPALNSFMGLGQAAWREARESLRNLLSTSCARLRDDTDLRRRAFTAQASAAMHLPAAIGDYTDFYSSRQHATNVGIMFRGSENALMPNWLHLPVGYHGRASSVVVSGTPIRRPTGQMRPDDAKPPVFGPCKLLDMELEMAFFVGPGNNLGEPIPISRAHEHIFGMVLMNDWSARDIQKWEYVPLGPFLGKSFGTTISPWVVPMDALLPFAVPNPEQDPKPLPYLRHGRPYTFDINLSVTLKGEGMSQAATICTSNFKYMYWTMLQQLTHHSVNGCNLRPGDLLASGTISGPEPESFGSLLELSWRGTKAIDLGNGQTRKFLLDGDEVIITEPHWAPFKTQR, encoded by the exons ATGTCCTTCGTCCCTGTGGCCGAGGATTCTGACTTCCCCATCCAAAACCTGCCCTACGGCGTCTTTTCCACCCCAGACAAC CCAAGACCGAGGATCGGCGTGGCCATTGGCGACCAGATCCTGGACCTCAGCGTCATTAAGCACCTCTTCACCGGGCCTGTCCTCTCCAAACACCAGGATGTCTTTGATCAG CCGGCTCTCAATAGCTTCATGGGCCTCGGCCAGGCCGCCTGGAGGGAGGCGAGAGAGTCCTTGCGGAATCTGCTGTCCACCAGCTGTGCCAGGCTCCGAGACGACACGGACCTTCGGAGACG GGCATTCACGGCCCAGGCTTCTGCTGCGATGCACCTGCCAGCCGCCATAG GTGACTACACGGACTTCTACTCTTCCCGCCAGCACGCCACCAACGTGGGGATCATGTTCCGGGGCAGCGAGAACGCGCTCATGCCAAACTG GCTGCACTTGCCAGTGGGTTACCACGGCCGTGCTTCCTCCGTCGTGGTGTCAGGCACGCCGATCCGAAGGCCCACGGGGCAGATGAGACCCGACGACG CTAAGCCCCCCGTCTTTGGCCCCTGCAAGCTCCTGGATATGGAGCTGGAGATG GCTTTCTTCGTAGGCCCCGGGAACAACTTGGGAGAGCCGATCCCCATCTCCAGGGCCCACGAGCACATTTTCGGGATGGTCCTCATGAACGACTGGAGCG CTCGAGACATCCAGAAGTGGGAGTACGTCCCCCTTGGGCCGTTCCTGGGGAAGAGTTTCGGCACGACCATCTCTCCGTGGGTGGTGCCCATGGACGCCCTCCTGCCCTTTGCCGTGCCCAACCCGGAGCAG GACCCCAAGCCCCTGCCGTATCTCCGCCACGGCCGGCCCTACACGTTCGACATCAACCTGTCTGTCACCCTGAAAG GAGAAGGAATGAGCCAGGCAGCCACCATATGCACGTCCAACTTTAAG TACATGTACTGGACGATGCTCCAGCAGCTGACCCACCACTCTGTCAATGGCTGCAACCTTCGGCCAGGGGACCTCTTGGCTTCTGGAACCATCAGCGGGCCG GAGCCCGAAAGCTTTGGCTCCTTGTTGGAGCTGTCCTGGAGGGGAACGAAGGCCATCGACCTGGGGAACGGACAGACCAGGAAGTTTCTGCTGGACGGGGATGAAGTCATCATAACAG AGCCACACTGGGCTCCCTTCAAGACACAGCGGTAA
- the FAH gene encoding fumarylacetoacetase isoform X1: protein MSFVPVAEDSDFPIQNLPYGVFSTPDNPRPRIGVAIGDQILDLSVIKHLFTGPVLSKHQDVFDQPALNSFMGLGQAAWREARESLRNLLSTSCARLRDDTDLRRRAFTAQASAAMHLPAAIGDYTDFYSSRQHATNVGIMFRGSENALMPNWLHLPVGYHGRASSVVVSGTPIRRPTGQMRPDDAKPPVFGPCKLLDMELEMAFFVGPGNNLGEPIPISRAHEHIFGMVLMNDWSARDIQKWEYVPLGPFLGKSFGTTISPWVVPMDALLPFAVPNPEQDPKPLPYLRHGRPYTFDINLSVTLKGEGMSQAATICTSNFKYMYWTMLQQLTHHSVNGCNLRPGDLLASGTISGPEPESFGSLLELSWRGTKAIDLGNGQTRKFLLDGDEVIITGHCQGDGYRVGFGQCAGKVLPALLPA, encoded by the exons ATGTCCTTCGTCCCTGTGGCCGAGGATTCTGACTTCCCCATCCAAAACCTGCCCTACGGCGTCTTTTCCACCCCAGACAAC CCAAGACCGAGGATCGGCGTGGCCATTGGCGACCAGATCCTGGACCTCAGCGTCATTAAGCACCTCTTCACCGGGCCTGTCCTCTCCAAACACCAGGATGTCTTTGATCAG CCGGCTCTCAATAGCTTCATGGGCCTCGGCCAGGCCGCCTGGAGGGAGGCGAGAGAGTCCTTGCGGAATCTGCTGTCCACCAGCTGTGCCAGGCTCCGAGACGACACGGACCTTCGGAGACG GGCATTCACGGCCCAGGCTTCTGCTGCGATGCACCTGCCAGCCGCCATAG GTGACTACACGGACTTCTACTCTTCCCGCCAGCACGCCACCAACGTGGGGATCATGTTCCGGGGCAGCGAGAACGCGCTCATGCCAAACTG GCTGCACTTGCCAGTGGGTTACCACGGCCGTGCTTCCTCCGTCGTGGTGTCAGGCACGCCGATCCGAAGGCCCACGGGGCAGATGAGACCCGACGACG CTAAGCCCCCCGTCTTTGGCCCCTGCAAGCTCCTGGATATGGAGCTGGAGATG GCTTTCTTCGTAGGCCCCGGGAACAACTTGGGAGAGCCGATCCCCATCTCCAGGGCCCACGAGCACATTTTCGGGATGGTCCTCATGAACGACTGGAGCG CTCGAGACATCCAGAAGTGGGAGTACGTCCCCCTTGGGCCGTTCCTGGGGAAGAGTTTCGGCACGACCATCTCTCCGTGGGTGGTGCCCATGGACGCCCTCCTGCCCTTTGCCGTGCCCAACCCGGAGCAG GACCCCAAGCCCCTGCCGTATCTCCGCCACGGCCGGCCCTACACGTTCGACATCAACCTGTCTGTCACCCTGAAAG GAGAAGGAATGAGCCAGGCAGCCACCATATGCACGTCCAACTTTAAG TACATGTACTGGACGATGCTCCAGCAGCTGACCCACCACTCTGTCAATGGCTGCAACCTTCGGCCAGGGGACCTCTTGGCTTCTGGAACCATCAGCGGGCCG GAGCCCGAAAGCTTTGGCTCCTTGTTGGAGCTGTCCTGGAGGGGAACGAAGGCCATCGACCTGGGGAACGGACAGACCAGGAAGTTTCTGCTGGACGGGGATGAAGTCATCATAACAG GGCACTGCCAGGGGGACGGGTACCGCGTCGGCTTTGGCCAGTGTGCCGGGAAAGTGCTGCCCGCTCTCCTGCCCGCATGA